A stretch of Aureispira sp. CCB-E DNA encodes these proteins:
- a CDS encoding vWA domain-containing protein, whose amino-acid sequence MKKIQYLTCGIALFSLVSCSFDTESSSADIVVDPYKINALTIRGNGGDDIAVDNGNHGSISGDDINAEAGTLTAGEWNDLNNWKFWQSLMQKKNFSEYQQEWQFFPSQRYSVRITDNMGQSVMDCRVELLGKDNRKIWEARTNNSGIAELWAQPFSEGKDLKNTIVIDYKGKKQTLNSPQTFMEGINDIKLKMTSTMPENRADVMFVVDATGSMEDEIAYLKKELEDVVAQVKTEQPDLALQIGSVFYRDEGDKYVTRSSALSANTDATINFINGQSADGGGDYPEAVDVALEEAVSMQNWSKSARTRIVFLLLDAPPHHDSKSLKSIQKSITSAAEKGIKLIPIASSGIDKKTEFLMRFFSLTTNGSYVFMTDHSGVGNGHVEPTVGEYRVEYLNELLTRIITQSTQPATATLLE is encoded by the coding sequence ATGAAAAAAATACAATACTTGACATGTGGTATCGCTCTTTTTTCTTTAGTGAGCTGTTCTTTTGATACAGAAAGTTCTAGTGCCGATATCGTTGTTGATCCCTATAAAATAAATGCATTGACGATTCGAGGCAATGGAGGAGATGATATTGCTGTTGATAATGGTAATCATGGCTCAATTTCAGGAGATGATATTAATGCGGAAGCTGGCACTTTGACGGCAGGAGAATGGAATGATTTGAATAACTGGAAATTTTGGCAGTCATTAATGCAAAAGAAGAATTTTTCAGAATATCAGCAAGAGTGGCAATTTTTTCCTTCTCAACGCTATTCGGTTCGAATAACAGATAATATGGGGCAATCTGTAATGGATTGTCGGGTGGAATTGTTAGGAAAAGATAATCGAAAAATATGGGAAGCAAGAACAAATAATTCGGGAATTGCTGAGTTGTGGGCGCAACCATTTTCAGAAGGTAAAGATTTAAAGAATACTATAGTTATTGATTACAAAGGAAAAAAGCAGACCTTAAACTCTCCCCAAACATTCATGGAAGGGATTAATGATATTAAGTTGAAAATGACATCAACCATGCCTGAAAATCGCGCTGATGTCATGTTTGTTGTAGATGCAACAGGATCAATGGAAGATGAAATTGCATACCTTAAAAAAGAATTGGAAGATGTTGTGGCGCAGGTGAAAACAGAACAACCTGATTTAGCCCTTCAAATTGGGTCCGTTTTTTATAGAGATGAAGGCGACAAGTATGTAACTCGCTCTAGTGCCTTGTCTGCCAATACTGATGCGACTATCAATTTTATCAATGGTCAGTCAGCAGATGGTGGCGGTGATTATCCGGAGGCAGTTGATGTAGCTTTGGAAGAAGCTGTTTCCATGCAAAATTGGTCTAAATCAGCTAGAACTCGTATCGTTTTCTTGTTGTTAGATGCTCCACCACACCATGATAGTAAGAGCCTCAAAAGCATTCAAAAAAGCATTACTAGCGCTGCCGAAAAAGGAATAAAATTAATTCCTATTGCTTCTAGTGGAATTGATAAAAAGACAGAATTTTTGATGCGCTTTTTCTCATTAACAACAAATGGTTCTTATGTATTTATGACCGATCATAGTGGCGTTGGAAATGGGCATGTTGAGCCAACAGTAGGAGAGTATAGAGTAGAATATTTGAATGAGTTGCTAACTCGAATCATTACACAATCAACGCAACCTGCAACCGCAACGTTGTTAGAGTAA
- the dusB gene encoding tRNA dihydrouridine synthase DusB, producing the protein MVKIGDIELGDFPLLLAPMEDVSDPPFRALCKKQGCDMMYSEFISVEGLIRDATKSVEKLDIFDYERPIGIQIFGSNMDSMIRATEIVEEANPEVIDINFGCPVKKVVCKMAGAGILQDIPRMVKLTEAVVKATNKPVTVKTRLGWDDNTIFIEDVAERLQDVGIQALSIHGRTRKQMYKGEADWTKIGNIKRNPRVKIPIFGNGDINSPEKAALYRDKYGVDGIMIGRAAIGYPWIFREIKHYFKTGEHLPPPTIQERVAAAKEHLEKSVIWKGEKLGILEMRRHYTNYFRGLKGVKAYRAQLVQADEAAMVFDLLDEVEQVYS; encoded by the coding sequence ATGGTTAAAATTGGAGATATAGAATTAGGAGATTTTCCACTATTGTTGGCCCCAATGGAAGATGTTAGTGATCCCCCTTTTCGAGCGTTGTGCAAAAAACAAGGCTGTGATATGATGTATTCTGAATTTATCTCAGTAGAGGGATTGATTCGAGATGCAACCAAAAGTGTTGAAAAATTAGATATCTTTGATTATGAGCGACCAATAGGAATCCAAATATTTGGATCTAATATGGATTCGATGATTCGCGCAACAGAAATTGTAGAAGAAGCAAATCCCGAAGTAATAGACATCAATTTTGGTTGCCCTGTCAAAAAAGTTGTCTGTAAAATGGCTGGAGCAGGAATTCTTCAAGATATTCCTAGGATGGTTAAATTGACAGAAGCGGTTGTGAAAGCAACGAATAAACCTGTCACAGTGAAAACACGTCTAGGGTGGGATGATAATACAATTTTTATAGAGGATGTTGCAGAGCGTTTGCAGGATGTCGGCATACAAGCTTTGTCTATTCATGGTCGGACTCGAAAACAAATGTACAAAGGAGAGGCAGATTGGACAAAAATTGGCAATATCAAAAGAAATCCAAGGGTTAAAATTCCTATTTTTGGAAATGGGGATATCAACAGTCCCGAAAAAGCAGCTTTGTATAGAGATAAATATGGGGTAGATGGAATTATGATTGGACGTGCTGCTATTGGATATCCTTGGATATTTAGAGAAATTAAACATTATTTTAAAACAGGCGAACATTTGCCACCACCAACAATTCAAGAACGTGTTGCGGCAGCTAAAGAGCACTTGGAAAAGTCTGTGATTTGGAAAGGAGAAAAATTAGGAATTTTGGAAATGCGCCGACACTATACCAACTATTTTCGAGGATTAAAAGGAGTGAAAGCCTACCGTGCTCAACTAGTACAAGCAGATGAGGCTGCTATGGTATTTGATTTATTGGATGAGGTAGAACAAGTATATTCTTAA